The genomic region TCTCATACTTCATCTTATTGGAGAGATATCAAAATACATACTTGATGAAGATCCCATGCGTATGGTTATTTCTTTACACCAGGAATCAGATGGTCTTCATCTTTGTGTCATTGATGATAATGAACATACGGATGAAGAAATAGAACGAATGAATCGGGCCCTCAATAGTAGAAAACGACCTGAATTAGCCGGATATTATGGTGCTATGACAGGACATGACTTACTTGGATCTTCAAGACTAAACCTTCTTGGCTGGCAGTTAAAACATTCGGATGTCACCCGAACAAATAATGGTATTAAGATAGATCTATGGCTAGGAGGAGATCGATTTGACTCTGATAAGTTCTCCATACCCAAAAAAGAAGAGTAAGCCTAATGACTGTTATGATGAATTCTTACCTGGTTTAAATAGCGCCAATTAAAACCATGGGATACTAATATGGATTTAACTCCTAAACCTTGGATATCTTTGATATTACGTTCCTCATCATCAAAAAATATCATTTCATCATAGTTCATGTGGCTTTTTTCCTTGAGAGATTTAAAATGAGGATATTTAGAACCAGGATATATCTCTTTAAACTGAAAAACTGTATCAACATCCAATAACTTGAGTAAAGCCTTAGCCCACATTGGTTCGTGCGTCCTGGAAGCAACGGCCAAAAGATGCCCTTCTTCTCTTAATCGATTCAATATAGGCAAAACATCGGGATAAAGACGTATATGTCTGCCAACACTATCATAAACACCCCCCCGGGTTTTACGATAAGGAGGTGATGTACAATCACACCAGGTACCTCCACAGTCCCACAAAGTAAAGTCTAAATCGAATACATATAACATATTCTATACTGTACCCTGGAAACTGAGAAAGATACAGATTTTTTTCCAAGAGCTGAGGAGGATAATCACAAAGTACCCTCTATAGATTTCTGGCAGGTAATACTGCGATAGTTCCTGTATGACTAGAACTATCGCTCTCCTAATTACTTATATCCTAACTTCCCTTTAGGAAAAGGATGACTTTTCTTCTGAGAAGAGGAGGTATGCTTACTACCTGGTTTACGTCCAAAAGACTTATGTGAACCAGGCTTTGAAGGAACAGAACCGCGAGATTCATTTCCTTTTCGATTTTTTGGTCCTTTTTGAACACCATAAGGGGAAGCGGGCTTCTTCTTTGGTGTAGTTACAACAGTAGCATCTGGAACAAAGCCCTCTTCTTTGAAGATATCAATATTGGTCTTAAGAAGTCTTTCAATCCTCTGAAGTTGTCGTTTCTCATCAGGTGTGACAAAGGAGATGGCAATCCCTTTCTTACCAGCACGTCCTGTTCGCCCCACACG from Spirochaeta cellobiosiphila DSM 17781 harbors:
- a CDS encoding magnesium-dependent phosphatase-1; this translates as MLYVFDLDFTLWDCGGTWCDCTSPPYRKTRGGVYDSVGRHIRLYPDVLPILNRLREEGHLLAVASRTHEPMWAKALLKLLDVDTVFQFKEIYPGSKYPHFKSLKEKSHMNYDEMIFFDDEERNIKDIQGLGVKSILVSHGFNWRYLNQVRIHHNSH